In a single window of the Cucumis melo cultivar AY chromosome 11, USDA_Cmelo_AY_1.0, whole genome shotgun sequence genome:
- the LOC103498455 gene encoding inositol-tetrakisphosphate 1-kinase 1-like has translation MASNSPSSNRLRVGYAFPPNKERNVIRPSLIDYAKFHGVDLVRIDLQTPLLHQGPFHCIIHKLYDDAWAENLQDFASKNPDVVVVDRPDLISKLYNRVSMLDVVSQVKVSDSGVRIEVPKQILVKKEEEAIDSIMNLELKFPVIAKPMESDGSAKSHEMSLVFNRRGLKELNTPVLLQEFVNHGGVMFKIYVAGDQSVCVKRKSLPDVEGTEEELEKKTEGAMKFSQISRAEEKSEKCNGEAKKEEKEIEMPPEKIVREVSRGLKEAMGIRLFNFDMIRDGNGTYYVIDINYLPGFAVLPEYEPFLTKFFKEVTEKKVDEVASAIEDDKAKPRCCSCFQRT, from the coding sequence ATGGCTTCTAATTCTCCTTCTTCAAATCGCCTTCGTGTAGGCTACGCTTTTCCCCCAAACAAAGAGCGCAATGTAATTCGGCCATCTCTAATCGACTACGCCAAGTTCCATGGCGTCGACCTTGTTCGTATCGACCTCCAAACGCCGCTCCTCCACCAAGGTCCATTCCACTGCATCATTCACAAACTCTACGACGATGCTTGGGCAGAGAATCTCCAAGACTTCGCCTCCAAGAATCCTGACGTCGTCGTCGTAGATCGCCCAGACCTGATCTCTAAACTCTACAACAGAGTCTCCATGCTCGATGTAGTGAGCCAGGTGAAGGTTTCCGACTCTGGCGTAAGAATCGAGGTGCCGAAACAGATACTTGTCAAAAAGGAGGAAGAAGCAATCGATTCGATTATGAATTTAGAGTTGAAATTTCCAGTGATTGCTAAGCCGATGGAGTCAGATGGAAGTGCAAAATCGCACGAAATGTCTCTAGTCTTTAACCGACGCGGATTAAAGGAGTTGAACACGCCCGTACTTCTACAGGAATTTGTGAACCACGGCGGAGTAATGTTCAAAATCTACGTTGCTGGAGATCAATCGGTGTGTGTTAAGCGGAAATCGCTGCCGGATGTGGAGGGGACGGAGGAAGAACTAGAGAAGAAAACGGAGGGCGCGATGAAGTTTTCGCAGATATCTAGGGCAGAGGAGAAGAGTGAGAAATGCAACGGCGAGGCGAAAAAGGAGGAGAAAGAGATTGAAATGCCGCCGGAGAAGATAGTGAGGGAGGTATCGAGAGGGTTGAAGGAAGCGATGGGGATTAGGCTGTTCAATTTTGACATGATAAGAGATGGAAATGGAACGTATTATGTGATTGATATAAATTACTTACCAGGATTTGCAGTTCTGCCGGAGTACGAGCCGTTTCTGACGAAATTCTTCAAGGAAGTGACGGAGAAGAAGGTGGATGAGGTGGCGTCTGCCATTGAAGACGATAAAGCAAAACCACGGTGCTGCAGTTGTTTCCAAAGAACGTGA